The following proteins are co-located in the Camelina sativa cultivar DH55 chromosome 12, Cs, whole genome shotgun sequence genome:
- the LOC104732601 gene encoding probable glycosyltransferase At3g07620: MRIRIITGLERFHHFDIRRLLLGTIVTVGFVVLLVQCFGISSFYWSPPPVKVSVIDLTNSNVTQVSVMNYINLSDDGNGYGEEFVKKDLGRENNVVISKEKVEFNVSVIGRPNISLRKTKMVVESTESDPTSVMVMGKDSRKGDVLSMRRHKRRGAAVSISQMNSLLIQSLSSFKSPKPRWSSARDSETLSVRSEIEKASVLHDTLGLSASLYRNISKFQRSYDLMERKLKVYVYKEGEKPIFHKPIPRGIYASEGWFMKLMESNKKFIVRDPRKAHLFYIPISIKALRSSLGQDFQTPRSLADHLKEYVDLIAGKYKFWNRTGGADHFLVACHDWGNKLTKKTMRNSVRALCNSNVAQGFRIGSDTALPVTYIRSAESPLEYLGGKTPSERKILAFFAGSMHGYLRPILVKLWENKEPDMKIFGPMPRDPESKKQYREYMKSSRYCICARGYEVHTPRVVEAIMNECVPVIIADNYVPPFFEVLNWEEFAVFVEEKDIPNLRNILLSIREERYIGMQARVKAVQQHFLWHKKPVKLDLFHMILHSIWYSRVHRIKAR, from the exons ATGAGAATTAGAATCATTACCGGATTGGAGAGATTTCATCATTTTGACATCCGGAGATTGCTGTTGGGAACCATTGTCACAGTTGGTTTCGTTGTTCTGCTTGTTCAGTGTTTTggtatttcttctttttactggTCTCCTCCTCCAGTTAAGGTTTCAGTGATTGACTTAACTAATTCTAATGTCACTCAAGTTTCTGTTATGAATTATATAAATCTCTCTGATGATGGAAATGGATATGGTGAGGAATTTGTAAAGAAGGATCTTGGTAGAGAAAATAATGTTGTAATTAGTAAGGAGAAGGTAGAGTTTAATGTATCTGTTATTGGTAGACCAAATATATCATTGAGGAAGACTAAAATGGTGGTTGAGAGCACAGAATCAGATCCAACTTCGGTTATGGTTATGGGTAAAGATAGTAGGAAAGGTGATGTTTTGTCTATGAGGAGGCACAAGAGAAGAGGGGCTGCGGTTTCGATATCTCAGATGAACTCGTTGCTCATCCAaagtctttcttcttttaaatctCCT aAGCCTCGGTGGTCATCAGCTCGAGACTCTGAAACGCTCTCTGTGAGATCAGAGATTGAGAAAGCCTCTGTTTTGCATGACACTCTTGGACTTAGTGCCTCGCTTTATCGAAATATCTCCAAGTTTCAAAG GAGTTACGACTTGATGGAGAGGAAACTCAAAGTGTATGTGTATAAGGAAGGAGAGAAACCAATATTTCATAAGCCAATCCCTCGAGGGATATATGCCTCAGAAGGTTGGTTCATGAAACTCATGGAAAGCAACAAAAAGTTTATAGTAAGAGACCCAAGGAAGGCTCATTTGTTCTACATACCCATCAGCATAAAAGCTCTTAGGTCTTCTCTGGGACAGGATTTTCAGACACCAAGGAGCCTTGCAGACCATTTGAAAGAATATGTCGATCTGATAGCAGGGAAGTACAAGTTCTGGAACCGAACTGGTGGAGCCGATCATTTTCTTGTTGCTTGCCATGATTGg GGGAACAAactgacaaaaaaaaccatgagGAACAGTGTTCGAGCACTTTGTAACTCAAATGTTGCCCAAGGCTTCAGAATCGGGAGTGATACAGCTTTACCGGTCACATATATACGCTCAGCCGAGTCTCCTCTCGAGTACCTAGGGGGAAAAACTCCTTCCGAAAGGAAGATTCTTGCATTCTTTGCTGGAAGCATGCACGGATATCTCCGTCCGATACTAGTGAAGCTTTGGGAGAATAAAGAACCTGACATGAAGATTTTTGGTCCAATGCCTCGTGACCCTGAAAGCAAGAAACAATACCGAGAATACATGAAAAGCAGCCG GTACTGCATATGTGCGCGAGGTTATGAAGTCCACACCCCTAGGGTTGTCGAGGCTATCATGAATGAATGTGTTCCGGTCATCATTGCTGACAACTACGTGCCTCCTTTTTTCGAGGTTTTGAACTGGGAGGAATTTGCAGTGTTTGTTGAAGAGAAAGATATCCCAAATCTGAGAAACATTCTGCTGTCTATACGGGAAGAGAGATATATTGGCATGCAAGCAAGGGTAAAAGCGGTGCAGCAACATTTCCTGTGGCACAAGAAACCGGTGAAGTTGGATCTTTTCCATATGATTTTGCATTCGATTTGGTACAGCCGAGTTCATAGAATTAAAGCCAGGTGA
- the LOC104732598 gene encoding uncharacterized protein LOC104732598 — MGLRLITRLRKRISTANIDSGAPSASTSTLGKNDTLTQILGPHNPGRLRAMGRGMSTTKLACYQVKSAYMNQMQDILRMNNPCVNKSVPPKCLLVDWTGTEEIVAEGRLLSTDPEEYVNEILLRPNTMKVLVESAIIPNAFLWRPTTKMTTMEEAIGHIIAWEADSCVAGHEKVSDDEAVPKSPYVSSKNRCTLMDWVTGENHVAEGLWQSRDPQAMVNGIPSDQLL, encoded by the exons ATGGGACTCCGGTTAATAACCAGGCTGCGGAAAAGAATA AGTACAGCAAATATTGATAGTGGCGCTCCTTCCGCATCAACATCAACTCTTGGTAAGAACGATACACTCACTCAAATATTAGGACCTCATAATCCAGGTCGGTTAAGGGCCATGGGTCGCGGTATGTCTACGACAAAGCTAGCTTGTTACCAAGTCAAGTCTGCATATATGAATCAAATGCAAGATATACTGAGAATGAATAACCCG TGTGTTAACAAATCAGTACCACCTAAGTGTCTATTGGTTGATTGGACTGGAACTGAGGAAATTGTCGCTGAGGGCCGTCTTCTTTCTACTGATCCTGAGGAGTATGTGAATGAAATTCTATTAAGACCTAACACTATGAAAGTGTTGGTGGAATCTGCCATCATCCCAAATGCATTTCTTTGGAGACCTACAACAAAGATGACAACTATGGAGGAGGCTATTGGTCATATTATTGCGTGGGAGGCAGATAGTTGTGTTGCTGGACATGAAAAGGTCAGTGACGACGAGGCTGTGCCAAAG AGCCCATATGTAAGTTCGAAGAACAGATGCACTCTGATGGATTGGGTTACAGGTGAAAATCATGTTGCTGAAGGCCTTTGGCAGTCGAGAGACCCTCAAGCTATGGTTAATGGTATTCCCTCGGACCAGTTGCTGTGA
- the LOC109127995 gene encoding uncharacterized protein LOC109127995 has product MGGQGNFQNRGFNQNFRNHPNLSYRSNNVENPQDQVYPTLPQQNNFAQGFQNKSTGFGGSNFQQKPQVNNFTQGYQAVALHAAVPLERKLEQMMHALMENQKKNATEVNVKIDSMYSELNGRIESLNSHMRVLENQVAQSAARVKAPPGTLPGKNEANPKEYENNPDEILNNTPDDVVIPGSTVYEGEQPSGSQRPYAPIIPFPTRRKTKIQEREYEKLKSVVGELQVRLPFIEAVRMVPSLKKYMKEILTDKLSLEKGVMYLTQECSSMLQNRMPEKCGDPGPFTLPCTIGDLKFNKCLCDLGASVSLMPLSAATRLGLYTFKPTQVTLVLADRSTRRPEGVLENLPVQIGNCNIPTDFIVLKLDEESQEPILLGRPFLATAGAMINVKEGKIDLHMDDLILRFNLEKPAKKPTIDGQTFWVDTIGEIADEIYDEVCISDHLAVALTKKEPELGYMFEETKNLGRTLDAAAVLKHEVLFVTLQIGLTDLQTGLTDPAPPVETPDKGNGLTVPGDRSADPKTCSGTKSSQEDWSELKAPNLDLKPLPEGLRYAYLGPNSTYPVIINSNLNNVEKALLICELRKYMKALGYSLDDISGISPELCSHQIHLEDPSKSSIEHQRRLNLNLKEVVKKEILKLLGAGVIFPISDSTWVSPVHVVLKKVGMTVVANEKNELIPTRTVTGHRIGIEVDKAKIEVMSSLQPPKTVKDIRNFLGHAGFYRRFIKDFSKIARPLTQLLCKDISFEFTAGCMEAFLTIKQALISAPIVQPPDWDLPFEVMCDASDFAVGAVLGQRKDGKLHVSYYASRTLDGTQTKYATTEKELLAIVFAFEKFKSYLVGSKVIVHKDHAALRYLLTKKDAKPRLLRWILLLQEFDLEIRDKKGIENDVADHLSRLRIDEEIPIDDRLPEENAYIGNDSPWYADIANYLCAAEEPPNFTGYAKKKFLRYVQRYFWDEPFLYKHCADGLYRRCVPELEVQGILFHCHGSNYAGHFTTFKTATKELQTGLWWPTLFRDAHDFVSRCDSCQRRGNISKQNEMPQNFILEIEVFDCWGIDFMGPFPSSYGNLYILVAVDYVSKWVKAVASPTYDSKVVLKMFKHIIFPRFGVPRVVISNGGTHFINKLFANLLRKHGVTHKVATPYHPQTSGQVEISNRENKCILEKTVNSTRKDWSLKLDEALWAYRTAYKTPIGTTPFRLVYGKSCHLPVEFEYHSLWATKQMNFNVKTTAERCLIQLNEVDEIRMDAYENTKIYKERTKAIHDKKIIPRNFAANNLVLLFNSRLKIFPGKLRSRWSGPFRIREVMPYGAVVLWDQEGKEFTVNGQRLKPYLAEYDPIETSLPLEDHKLFRQQEQSGSRL; this is encoded by the exons ATGGGAGGACAAGGAAACTTCCAAAATCGAGGCTTTAACCAGAATTTCAGGAATCACCCTAATCTGTCCTATAGGAGCAACAATGTCGAGAACCCCCAGGATCAGGTCTATCCAACGCTACCTCAGCAGAATAACTTTGCACAGGGCTTCCAGAACAAGAGTACAGGCTTTGGTGGATCGAATTTTCAGCAGAAACCTCAGGTCAACAACTTCACACAAGGGTATCAAGCGGTTGCACTGCATGCAGCAGTCCCACTGGAGAGGAAATTGGAGCAGATGATGCATGCTTTGATGGAAAACCAGAAGAAAAACGCAACTGAGGTAAATGTCAAGATCGACAGCATGTACTCTGAGCTGAATGGGAGAATCGAGTCCTTGAACTCTCACATGAGAGTATTGGAGAATCAAGTGGCACAGTCCGCAGCAAGGGTCAAGGCACCTCCAGGGACACTTCCAGGGAAAAATGAGGCTAATCCAAAAGAATAT GAAAACAACCCTGACGAAATTCTTAACAACACTCCTGATGATGTTGTTATACCGGGTTCAACAGTTTATGAAGGAGAGCAACCCAGCGGATCCCAACGACCCTATGCACCCATAATACCTTTCCCCACTCGCCGCAAGACCAAGATTCAAGAGCGAGAATATGAGAAGCTGAAATCAGTTGTGGGAGAGCTTCAGGTTAGACTCCCTTTCATCGAAGCAGTAAGGATGGTTCCATCTCTCAAGAAGTATATGAAAGAGATCCTCACCGACAAGCTTAGTCTGGAGAAAGGAGTGATGTACCTCACACAGGAGTGCAGTTCTATGCTCCAAAATCGAATGCCTGAAAAATGTGGAGATCCTGGACCATTTACTCTGCCTTGCACGATAGGAGATCTCAAATTCAACAAATGCCTCTGCGATCTAGGAGCGAGCGTGAGCCTTATGCCACTCAGCGCTGCGACGCGACTTGGCCTCTACACCTTTAAACCGACCCAAGTCACCCTTGTCCTTGCTGATCGTTCCACTCGACGTCCAGAAGGAGTATTGGAGAACCTGCCAGTGCAGATTGGGAACTGCAACATTCCTACTGATTTCATTGTTTTGAAACTTGATGAGGAGTCCCAAGAACCGATTCTACTTGGAAGACCCTTCTTGGCCACGGCTGGTGCGATGATAAACGTCAAGGAGGGAAAAATCGATTTGCACATGGATGATCTGATTTTGAGATTCAACCTGGAGAAACCAGCTAAGAAACCTACGATCGATGGTCAAACCTTCTGGGTTGATACAATAGGCGAAATAGCTGATGAAATCTATGATGAAGTGTGTATAAGTGATCATCTGGCTGTCGCATTGACGAAGAAGGAACCAGAGCTAGGATATATGTTTGAGGAGACTAAGAACTTGGGCAGAACACTCGATGCTGCAGCAGTTCTGAAACATGAAGTCCTATTCGTCACTCTACAAATTGGACTGACTGATCTGCAAACTGGACTGACTGATCCAGCTCCTCCTGTGGAAACACCCGATAAGGGCAATGGATTGACCGTTCCAGGCGACAGGTCAGCTGATCCCAAAACTTGCTCTGGAACCAAATCGAGTCAGGAGGATTGGAGCGAACTCAAGGCTCCAAACTTGGACTTAAAACCACTCCCTGAAGGGCTAAGGTACGCTTATCTTGGACCTAACTCCACATATCCTGTTATCATTAATTCTAACCTAAACAATGTTGAAAAAGCACTCTTGATCTGCgagttaagaaaatatatgaagGCCTTGGGCTATTCCTTAGATGACATTTCAGGTATATCACCGGAGTTATGCTCGCATCAGATTCACCTTGAAGATCCATCTAAGTCGTCCATCGAACATCAAAGGAGGCTAAATCTGAACCTCAAGGAAGtggtgaagaaggagatccTTAAACTATTGGGAGCCGGGGTGATTTTCCCAATCTCTGACAGCACTTGGGTGAGCCCAGTCCATGTAGTGCTGAAAAAAGTAGGGATGACAGTGGTTGCAAATGAGAAGAACGAGTTGATCCCCACCAGGACGGTAACAGGGCATCGCAT AGGAATAGAGGTCGACAAAGCCAAGATAGAAGTGATGTCCAGTCTACAACCTCCAAAAACCGTTAAAGACATACGCAATTTCCTTGGCCATGCTGGGTTTTATCGACGGTTCATAaaggatttctccaagatagccAGACCACTTACTCAGCTACTGTGCAAAGACATCTCCTTTGAGTTTACTGCAGGCTGTATGGAGGCTTTCCTAACAATCAAACAAGCACTGATCTCGGCTCCAATAGTCCAACCACCCGATTGGGATCTGCCATTCGAAGTTATGTGCGATGCAAGTGATTTTgctgttggagcagttctgggacaacGCAAGGATGGTAAGTTGCATGTTAGTTACTACGCTAGCAGGACACTCGATGGGACACAGACCAAGTACGCCACAACAGAAAAGGAATTACTCGCCATAgtctttgcctttgaaaaattcaaGTCCTATCTGGTCGGATCCAAGGTTATTGTGCACAAGGATCATGCCGCACTGCGCtacttgttgacaaaaaaagatgctaaaccGAGACTGCTGCGATGGATACTACTTCTGCAGGAGTTCGATCTTGAGATAAGGGACAAGAAGGGGATCGAGAATGACGTTGCAGACCACCTTTCTAGGCTGAGAATCGATGAAGAGATCCCCATAGATGACCGACTACCTGAGGAGAATGCGTAT ATAGGTAATGATTCACCATGGTATGCCGATATCGCAAACTACTTGTGTGCTGCAGAAGAACCTCCGAATTTCACTGGATATGCTAAGAAGAAGTTCCTACGATATGTGCAAcgctacttctgggatgaacctTTTCTTTATAAGCATTGTGCTGATGGCCTCTACAGGAGATGTGTTCCAGAATTAGAAGTGCAGGGCATACTTTTTCACTGTCACGGTTCTAACTACGCGGGACACTTCACTACCTTCAAAACCGCGACAAAAGAGCTCCAAACAGGCCTCTGGTGGCCCACTTTATTCCGAGATGCACACGACTTTGTCTCCCGATGCGACTCTTGCCAGCGACGTGGGAACATCAGCAAGCAGAAcgagatgccacaaaactttaTCTTGGAGATCGAGGTGTTTGACTGTTGGGGAATCGACTTCATGGGGCCTTTTCCATCTTCTTATGGAAATCTCTACATACTTGTTGCAGTGGATTACGTTTCTAAATGGGTTAAAGCTGTTGCAAGTCCTACTTATGATTCGAAGGTAGTCCTCAAGATGTTCAAGCACATAATTTTTCCACGGTTTGGTGTTCCTAGGGTGGTAATAAGCAACGGGGGCACTCACTTTATCAACAAGCTTTTTGCAAACCTTCTGCGAAAACATGGCGTGACACACAAGGTTGCTACCCCTTACCATCCGCAGACTAGTGGGCAGGTCGAGATCTCTAATCGAGAAAACAAATGCATCTTGGAGAAGACAGTTAACTCAACCAGAAAGGATTGGTCCTTGAAACTCGATGAAGCACTATGGGCGTATCGGACTGCTTACAAGACACCCATCGGCACTACCCCTTTCCGGTTGGTTTATGGGAAGTCATGTCACTTGCCTGTCGAGTTTGAGTATCATTCCTTATGGGCGACTAAGCAGATGAACTTCAACGTCAAGACCACGGCAGAAAGATGCCTTATTCAGCTGAATGAGGTTGATGAAATTCGCATGGATGCTTATGAGAACACCAAGATATACAAGGAGAGGACCAAAGCCATACACGACAAAAAGATTATCCCCAGAAATTTTGCTGCGAATAATTTGGTCCTTCTTTTCAACTCAAGGCTGAAGATTTTTCCTGGGAAGCTGCGTTCTCGTTGGTCCGGACCTTTTCGAATCAGGGAAGTCATGCCTTATGGTGCTGTTGTGCTTTGGGACCAAGAGGGCAAAGAATTCACTGTCAATGGCCAACGTCTTAAACCGTACCTAGCGGAGTATGATCCGATTGAGACCTCCCTCCCTCTGGAAGACCACAAGCTGTTTAGGCAGCAAGAACAGTCAGGCTCGAGACTCTAA
- the LOC104732602 gene encoding uncharacterized protein At1g65710-like: MGCCLSKTPPPSSSSPPPPVNGSCSVKSPHPNKSEPLKLEAQEKNLKVEEPKPKNEEKEEVEIQENNKPRKEVFVIKHRRSHEKSSKTTTTTDPEDSSVSDVKSTGSNQNNPVDVDAILIQCGRLSRSNSAAAKTRRYSGSKRSFDFDQSERSRDGGDADAEDGGEEEEAERRIHRQRHRGGESPRERRRRTPSRERDDSKSYRSGSRERGSGNGGGGGSRRVSRSPGRRAEINPNPNSSGNSVNSSNSNRPGKFVSVPATDKALSSNNGGEGSVKRVAVKRNVGKAASPRSQSPARAASQPSPSKLSRKTEHSPYRRNPLGEIDTNSVAFPLSQGNTNCNKRMMNKDSELNKESGCFVAQKMNTKTATQAPIRRSASPSRVIREQNETVEECKIVLSSGTELVKPQIMSRSRSLRKSRDFDFSPDALLLSSNNIDNNNINSNNATAGSTLPSYTALLLEDIQNFHQKSVNVNTLSSSMSKACSIVEAVADLNSTTNQHQRTELSFTSGEAKKADLMEPSFEKYVTLKRGGSSLEDMEEQESSGSNSFTGSSCVVQRQGYSSSSSREPNSAESTDRMSMRSSNKQERDRSPLGVSFEKQEFDPLKKNGVGVGRKRVAVADSSSSGRPLPQATTRAAAVSM, encoded by the exons ATGGGTTGCTGTCTCAGCAAAACTCCtcctccatcatcttcttctcctcctcctccggttaACGGATCTTGTTCCGTGAAATCACCACATCCGAACAAATCCGAACCTCTGAAACTCGAAGCACAAGAGAAGAATCTCAAAGTAGAAGAGCCGAAAccaaagaatgaagaaaaagaagaagtagagataCAGGAAAATAACAAACCGAGGAAAGAAGTGTTTGTTATTAAACATCGGAGAAGCCATGAGAAATCATCGAAGACTACGACGACGACAGATCCGGAGGATTCTTCTGTTTCCGATGTGAAATCGACCGGTTCGAATCAGAATAATCCGGTTGACGTGGATGCGATTTTGATTCAGTGCGGGAGATTGAGCCGAAGCAACTCAGCTGCTGCGAAGACAAGGAGATACTCTGGATCTAAGAGAAGTTTCGATTTCGACCAGAGTGAACGGAGCCGCGACGGTGGTGACGCGGATGCTGAAGACggcggtgaagaagaagaagctgagaggCGGATTCATCGGCAGCGTCACCGTGGTGGTGAATCGCCACGGGAACGGAGGAGACGAACTCCGAGTAGAGAGAGGGATGATTCCAAGAGTTATAGATCGGGgagtagagagagaggaagtggtaacggcggcggtggtggtagTAGAAGGGTGAGTAGATCTCCGGGAAGAAGAGCGGAGATAAACCCTAATCCTAATTCGAGTGGCAATTCTGTGAATTCGAGTAACAGCAATAGACCTGGGAAATTTGTATCTGTTCCTGCTACGGATAAGGCTTTAAGCAGCAACAATGGAGGAGAAGGATCTGTAAAACGGGTTGCTGTGAAGAGAAATGTTGGAAAAGCTGCGTCTCCGAGGTCACAGTCACCGGCGAGAGCGGCGAGTCAGCCTTCCCCGTCGAAGCTTAGCCGGAAAACTGAGCATTCTCCTTACAGGAGGAACCCATTGGGAGAGATTGATACAAACTCTGTGGCGTTTCCACTCTCTCAGGGTAACACCAATTGCAACAAAAGGATGATGAACAAAGACAGTGAATTGAATAAAGAATCTGGATGTTTCGTGGCTCAG AAGATGAATACGAAAACAGCTACACAAGCGCCTATTCGGAGAAGCGCAAGCCCGAGTCGAGTGATCAGAGAGCAGAATGAGACTGTGGAAGAGTGTAAGATTGTGTTGTCATCTGGAACTGAATTGGTCAAACCTCAAATTATGAGCAGAAGCAGATCATTGAGGAAATCTCGTGATTTCGATTTCAGTCCTGATGCGTTGCTGCTCTCCTCGAACAACATTGACAACAACAATATCAATAGTAACAATGCAACGGCAGGATCGACATTACCATCTTACACAGCTTTGCTTTTAGAAGATATTCAGAATTTTCACCAGAAGAGTGTTAATGTCAATACCCTTAGTTCATCTATGTCCAAGGCTTGTTCTATTGTCGAAGCAGTTGCAGATCTTAACTCCACTACGAATCAACACCAAAGAACTGAGCTCAGTTTCACATCCGGAGAAGCGAAGAAAGCGGATCTAATGGAGCCAAGTTTCGAGAAGTATGTGACTCTTAAGAGAGGTGGTTCGTCGTTGGAGgacatggaagagcaagaatCTTCAGGAAGCAACAGTTTCACGGGAAGCAGCTGCGTTGTGCAGCGTCAGGGAtactcatcgtcttcttcacgGGAACCGAATTCAGCTGAGTCTACGGATCGAATGAGTATGAgatcatcaaacaaacaagaacgtGATCGGAGCCCACTTGGTGTGAGTTTTGAGAAGCAAGAGTTTGATCCGTTGAAGAAGAATGGTGTTGGAGTTGGACGCAAAAGAGTAGCTGTTGCTGATTCGTCGTCTTCAGGAAGACCTTTGCCTCAGGCAACAACTCGTGCTGCTGCAGTTTCAAtgtaa